The following are from one region of the Maribacter aquivivus genome:
- a CDS encoding PhoX family protein: MKKSKNLLLKAVFFSCLGLAIMSCEGEDGADGTNGTNGIDGVDGADGTDGEDGADGQDLTLAESIPLTSSVTPNELFELKGAFAGSADLNMIMSSADILESDSTFVYGSYMDGAALFPTEDGNYALINNLEADYSIARIMLNSELQPLQGDYIVNSTATAFTAMCSGSAITVEEHGFGPLYLAGGEWGGNAKGVYKVNPFRSKEDRVEVERLPALGEWSTENAVAIGKDAYASQTVIFMGDDHSDNVYPQAHFGMYVAARGDLYGGKLYVLRGKNPVESLPGEGGQLFEMGMSQDVAYDVEWVEVTERTIDELNQEAVDASAIGFQRIEDIDWRRGSADAQREVYFNATGRIRGDNPDLNLRGTGFGRVYKLELNDTDPTADAVLTVVVDGDIEGGKGDGLHSPDNIMVTENYAYIQEDPNGYSDLNADITGFAKLWQLDLNTGSFVEVMECNQTFASSVGIGNTDSMWEITGLFDVTDIIGASEPTFIGGAQVHGWNYSTTPETAVRADGLKFVDPTAISEGSASLEGSVLFKLTGLPR; encoded by the coding sequence CTGTGTTCTTTTCTTGCCTCGGATTAGCAATAATGAGCTGTGAGGGCGAAGATGGTGCTGATGGTACAAATGGAACAAACGGCATTGATGGTGTCGATGGCGCTGATGGTACTGACGGAGAAGATGGTGCTGATGGTCAAGATTTAACTTTGGCAGAATCCATTCCATTAACTAGTTCTGTAACTCCCAATGAATTGTTTGAACTTAAAGGTGCATTTGCAGGATCTGCCGACCTTAATATGATTATGTCTTCTGCCGATATATTAGAGTCAGATTCTACTTTTGTTTACGGTTCTTATATGGATGGTGCTGCACTTTTTCCTACTGAAGATGGTAACTACGCGTTGATTAATAATTTAGAAGCAGATTATTCTATTGCGAGAATAATGCTAAACTCAGAACTTCAACCATTACAGGGCGATTATATTGTTAATTCAACAGCTACAGCATTTACGGCTATGTGTTCTGGTTCTGCTATAACAGTTGAAGAGCATGGTTTCGGACCTTTGTACCTTGCTGGTGGCGAATGGGGCGGTAACGCAAAAGGTGTTTATAAAGTGAATCCTTTTCGTTCAAAAGAAGATAGGGTAGAGGTAGAAAGATTACCTGCATTAGGCGAATGGTCTACTGAAAATGCCGTAGCAATCGGTAAAGATGCATACGCTTCTCAAACTGTTATTTTCATGGGAGATGACCATAGCGATAATGTATACCCACAAGCTCATTTTGGAATGTATGTTGCTGCTAGAGGTGATCTTTACGGTGGTAAATTATATGTTTTAAGAGGAAAGAATCCTGTAGAGTCTTTACCTGGTGAAGGCGGACAGCTATTTGAAATGGGAATGTCTCAAGATGTTGCCTATGACGTAGAATGGGTAGAAGTTACTGAAAGAACTATAGACGAGTTAAATCAAGAAGCTGTAGATGCTTCTGCAATTGGTTTTCAAAGAATTGAAGATATTGACTGGCGAAGAGGTTCTGCCGATGCGCAAAGAGAAGTATATTTTAATGCAACAGGAAGAATTCGTGGTGATAACCCAGATTTGAACCTTAGAGGTACCGGTTTTGGTCGTGTGTATAAGTTAGAATTAAATGATACTGACCCAACTGCCGATGCAGTTCTTACAGTAGTTGTAGATGGCGATATTGAAGGTGGTAAAGGTGACGGTTTACATTCTCCTGATAATATAATGGTCACTGAGAACTATGCTTACATTCAAGAAGATCCAAATGGTTACAGTGATTTAAACGCGGATATTACTGGATTCGCAAAATTATGGCAGTTAGATTTAAACACAGGTAGCTTTGTTGAAGTTATGGAGTGTAACCAAACTTTTGCATCTAGCGTTGGTATTGGAAATACTGATAGTATGTGGGAAATTACCGGGTTATTTGATGTTACTGATATCATAGGTGCATCTGAACCAACCTTTATTGGTGGTGCTCAAGTACATGGATGGAATTATAGTACTACACCTGAAACTGCTGTAAGGGCTGACGGACTTAAGTTTGTTGATCCAACTGCTATTAGTGAGGGTAGTGCATCTTTAGAAGGTTCTGTTCTTTTTAAATTGACAGGTTTGCCTAGATAA
- a CDS encoding cytochrome-c peroxidase — protein sequence MITNSEQSMFNDAIRDYYFITLDSTSHYMQQIDTLNTVSKNKELFLKSRAWYKRVEPMLIAYDYENYVSMNAPNLLKVEIDDHQDIKIQDPKSFQALEELLYAEEGFSNKELNSVLTYLKVRIPFVKKNHILIAQRDRHHLKMIRDAIVNIATKGITGFDSPMLSNSLNEAVYNYESIQKVLDIYKDAFTNKELYGDWSTEIAATIAILKKGNFDEFDRYSFIKEHTNHQLELALKTAKDWDVELSNSRSLNPNATSLFEKNFFNMKMFSMQRAPEITEERIALGQQLFNDKALSSTGTISCATCHIKEKAFTDGYVKAIGINGKELQRNSPTLTYAVYQRSLFYDGRADGLEDQIVGVTNNENEFHIDLEQLEEKIQEQPVYRVQFDSLYDGKITNMNARNAIATYIRSLSTFDSKFDRNINGLEESLTNEEVHGFNLFMGKAACATCHFPPAFNGTVPPKYMESEFENLGVPKNASFQNPVLDDDWGQYYPYEVEEKKHFFKTSTVRNVDLTGPYMHNGVYATLEEVVEFYNVGGGLGMGLDVPYQTLPPDSLNLTAVESKAIIAFMKTLTDQQFEKVN from the coding sequence ATGATTACAAATAGTGAGCAATCTATGTTTAATGATGCTATACGTGATTATTATTTTATTACCCTAGATAGTACTTCGCATTACATGCAACAGATAGATACGTTAAACACCGTATCAAAAAATAAAGAGCTTTTTCTTAAAAGTAGAGCATGGTATAAAAGGGTAGAGCCAATGCTCATAGCGTATGATTATGAGAATTATGTATCTATGAATGCACCTAACTTATTAAAAGTAGAAATAGATGACCATCAAGATATTAAAATTCAAGACCCAAAGAGTTTTCAAGCTTTAGAAGAACTTCTATATGCTGAAGAAGGTTTTTCTAATAAAGAATTGAACTCCGTTTTAACCTACTTAAAGGTTAGAATACCTTTTGTAAAAAAGAATCATATTTTAATTGCGCAGCGAGATAGACATCATCTAAAAATGATTAGAGATGCTATTGTAAATATCGCAACAAAAGGGATTACAGGTTTTGATTCGCCGATGCTTTCAAACTCCTTAAATGAAGCGGTTTATAATTATGAATCTATACAAAAGGTTTTAGATATTTATAAAGATGCTTTTACCAATAAGGAATTATATGGAGACTGGAGTACTGAAATAGCAGCTACCATTGCTATTTTGAAAAAAGGCAACTTTGATGAGTTTGATCGTTATTCTTTTATAAAAGAACATACCAATCATCAGCTAGAATTAGCTTTGAAAACAGCAAAAGATTGGGATGTTGAATTAAGTAATTCTCGTTCATTAAACCCAAATGCAACAAGTTTATTTGAAAAGAATTTTTTTAATATGAAAATGTTCTCAATGCAAAGAGCTCCAGAAATTACAGAAGAAAGAATAGCATTAGGGCAGCAATTGTTTAATGACAAAGCATTGTCTAGTACTGGTACAATTAGTTGCGCTACCTGCCATATTAAAGAGAAAGCTTTTACAGATGGTTATGTAAAAGCAATAGGTATAAATGGAAAAGAATTACAACGTAATTCACCCACATTAACTTATGCCGTTTATCAGCGTTCATTGTTTTATGATGGTAGGGCAGACGGGTTAGAAGATCAGATTGTGGGTGTTACCAATAATGAAAACGAATTTCATATCGATTTAGAACAACTGGAAGAAAAAATACAAGAACAGCCAGTTTACAGAGTTCAATTTGATTCGCTCTACGATGGTAAAATAACCAATATGAATGCTAGAAATGCAATTGCTACTTATATAAGAAGTCTTTCCACTTTCGATTCTAAATTTGACCGAAATATAAACGGATTAGAAGAATCCCTGACCAACGAAGAAGTTCATGGTTTTAATCTTTTTATGGGAAAAGCCGCTTGTGCAACATGTCATTTTCCTCCGGCTTTCAACGGTACGGTACCTCCAAAATATATGGAGAGCGAGTTTGAGAATCTTGGTGTGCCAAAGAACGCAAGTTTTCAAAATCCTGTTTTAGATGATGATTGGGGTCAGTATTACCCATATGAAGTGGAGGAGAAGAAGCATTTCTTTAAAACTTCAACTGTGCGTAATGTAGATTTAACGGGACCTTATATGCATAATGGGGTGTATGCAACTTTAGAGGAAGTGGTAGAGTTTTATAATGTTGGTGGTGGATTAGGTATGGGCTTAGATGTACCTTATCAAACCTTACCTCCAGATTCTTTAAACTTAACGGCAGTAGAATCGAAAGCAATTATCGCTTTTATGAAAACATTGACCGACCAACAATTTGAAAAGGTCAATTAG
- a CDS encoding TIGR02757 family protein codes for MTKSELKVFLDEKVIQYNNPEFLETDPIQIPHLFTTKEDIEISAFLTATIAWGNRKSIINNSHKLMERMGQSPYDFVLNHTNENLENLAGFVHRTFNDIDLTYFIQSLKNIYTSHNGLEGAFTKHQGKDSLQPTISEFKKIFFELPYEQRITKHVSDPLKGSAAKRINMFLRWMVRDASTNVDFGIWKDINPSKLSCPLDVHSGNVARKLDLLKRKQNDAKALAELDKNLRKLDPLDPVKYDFALFGLGVFEKF; via the coding sequence ATGACAAAAAGCGAATTAAAAGTATTTTTAGACGAGAAGGTTATTCAGTATAATAACCCTGAGTTTTTAGAAACAGACCCAATACAAATTCCGCATCTTTTCACAACAAAAGAAGACATTGAAATAAGTGCTTTTTTAACTGCTACGATAGCTTGGGGCAACAGAAAAAGCATCATCAATAATTCGCATAAACTCATGGAAAGAATGGGGCAAAGTCCGTACGATTTTGTTCTCAATCATACCAATGAAAACCTTGAAAATTTAGCTGGCTTCGTCCATAGAACTTTCAATGATATTGATCTTACTTATTTTATTCAGAGTCTTAAAAACATTTATACCAGCCATAATGGTTTAGAAGGTGCTTTTACAAAACATCAGGGCAAGGACAGTTTACAGCCAACAATTTCAGAATTCAAGAAAATATTTTTTGAATTACCGTATGAGCAACGTATAACAAAGCATGTTTCTGACCCGTTAAAAGGATCTGCCGCCAAAAGAATAAATATGTTTTTACGGTGGATGGTAAGAGACGCGTCTACTAATGTAGATTTCGGAATCTGGAAAGATATTAATCCTTCCAAATTATCTTGCCCATTAGATGTTCACTCTGGTAATGTAGCCAGAAAACTAGATTTATTAAAACGGAAACAAAACGATGCCAAAGCGCTTGCAGAATTAGATAAAAACCTAAGAAAACTGGACCCGTTAGATCCAGTTAAATATGATTTTGCTTTATTTGGATTAGGAGTCTTTGAAAAATTCTAA
- a CDS encoding CPBP family intramembrane glutamic endopeptidase, whose translation MLEELLLFAKKPVYEQDITTPFSNKLRIFFKLLIIALCTSIVLLIVASLVENSLQLDMGKHAMDDLFDNYSIILIFLLAVVIAPFFEELLFRGPLVFFKNSTSFKIVFYAFTIAFGFMHISNFEMNTQVLLFSPLLVAPQIGVGFLLGFIRVKYGLVWSMALHACYNMVLIVPVLIMQILDIPIE comes from the coding sequence ATGCTAGAGGAACTTTTATTATTTGCAAAGAAGCCGGTTTATGAACAGGATATTACAACTCCATTTTCAAACAAATTAAGAATATTTTTTAAGTTACTGATTATAGCTTTATGCACAAGCATTGTGTTATTAATAGTCGCAAGTTTAGTTGAAAATTCACTTCAACTAGACATGGGTAAACATGCAATGGATGATTTATTCGATAACTATTCAATTATTCTAATTTTCCTTTTAGCAGTAGTAATTGCACCATTTTTTGAAGAGCTATTATTTAGAGGTCCGCTTGTATTTTTTAAAAATTCTACCTCTTTTAAAATAGTCTTTTATGCATTTACTATCGCTTTCGGCTTTATGCACATTAGTAATTTTGAAATGAACACCCAGGTATTGCTGTTCTCTCCACTATTGGTTGCGCCACAAATAGGTGTTGGTTTTCTTTTAGGCTTTATACGTGTTAAATACGGACTAGTTTGGTCAATGGCACTACATGCTTGCTATAACATGGTACTCATAGTACCTGTTTTGATAATGCAAATTTTAGATATACCGATTGAATGA
- a CDS encoding ABC transporter ATP-binding protein: MIKASNIHKYYGELEVLKGVDLHIKRGEIVSIVGASGAGKTTLLQILGTLDVQSNRKDSTLLINNIETTNLNDKDLAKFRNEHIGFIFQFHQLLPEFTAIENVCLPAFIKKTPKAEAEIRAKELLDFLGLSHRYNHKPSELSGGEQQRVAVARALINNPSIIFADEPSGNLDSESADNLHKLFFELREKFGQTFVIVTHNSELAEMADRKLTMVDGKIVDKEIILA, translated from the coding sequence ATGATAAAAGCTTCTAACATTCATAAATATTACGGAGAATTAGAAGTTCTTAAAGGTGTTGATCTTCATATAAAAAGGGGAGAAATCGTTTCTATTGTTGGTGCTTCTGGCGCAGGAAAGACCACATTATTACAAATTTTAGGAACTTTAGATGTACAGTCTAATCGTAAGGATAGCACGTTACTTATCAATAACATTGAAACTACTAATCTGAATGATAAAGATTTAGCAAAATTTAGAAATGAACATATAGGATTCATCTTTCAGTTTCATCAATTGCTTCCTGAATTTACAGCCATTGAAAATGTATGCTTACCTGCATTCATAAAAAAAACACCGAAAGCTGAAGCAGAAATAAGAGCAAAAGAGCTTTTAGATTTTTTAGGCCTATCTCATCGCTATAATCATAAGCCATCAGAATTATCTGGCGGAGAACAACAACGAGTGGCCGTTGCTAGAGCCTTAATCAATAACCCATCAATTATCTTTGCTGATGAACCTAGTGGTAATTTAGATTCTGAAAGTGCCGATAATCTTCACAAATTGTTTTTTGAATTACGCGAAAAATTTGGACAGACATTTGTTATCGTAACCCATAACAGCGAACTGGCAGAAATGGCAGACAGAAAATTAACCATGGTAGATGGCAAAATTGTAGATAAAGAAATCATTTTAGCATAA